In one Notolabrus celidotus isolate fNotCel1 chromosome 1, fNotCel1.pri, whole genome shotgun sequence genomic region, the following are encoded:
- the tmem51b gene encoding LOW QUALITY PROTEIN: transmembrane protein 51b (The sequence of the model RefSeq protein was modified relative to this genomic sequence to represent the inferred CDS: inserted 2 bases in 1 codon; deleted 2 bases in 2 codons) — protein MCSSRGLCXEKNRSNRSSRSEGSGSGAHYALCALGVGLIALGIVMIVWTVIPTDGEASGGSSTPSGNSTTVPGNDEEDEKDKDKTNSSSVAMVLVGVGVAMLLLSICLGVRSKRRARNVTAQPAAAGAFQDHVAGEQEEAPDPTSYTVPSYEEVVSSEDYPVRQSNLRQSTSQLPSYEDIIAAVENEGTEPDNNPTEETPLNDSTPAAVEPAAEPQPDHPALTPNPSLPTRSSSRASRLLRPLRVRRVKSDKLHLKAFRLQIHSPTQNPMTIEPITPPPQYDNKMPELE, from the exons ATGTGTTCCAGTCGGGGTTTATG AGAAAAAAACCGCTCCAACAGATCCTCCCGCTCGGAGGGTAGCGGATCAGGCGCTCACTATGCCCTGTGCGCTCTGGGGGTGGGGCTCATTGCTCTGGGTATCGTAATGATTGTGTGGACCGTGATCCCAACGGATGGAGAGGCATCAGGCGGCTCATCCACTCCATCTGGCAACTCCACCACTGTACCCGGtaatgatgaagaggatgagaaggacaaagacaagacaaattCTTCATCAGTGGCTATGGTGCTGGTTGGAGTTGGGGTAGCCATGCTGCTGTTATCCATTTGTCTTGGTGTGAGGAGCAAGAGGAGAGCAAGAAACGTAACTGCCCAGCCGGCAGCCGCAGGAGCCTTCCAGGACCACGTAGCAGGGGAGCAGGAAGA GGCTCCAGACCCAACCTCGTACACCGTGCCGAGCTACGAGGAGGTCGTCAGTAGTGAAGATTACCCGGTTCGCCAGAGCAACCTTCGCCAAAGCACCTCCCAGCTGCCATCCTACGAGGACATCATAGCCGCTGTGGAAAACGAGGGAACAGAGCCTGATAACAACCCCACTGAGGAGACCCCACTCAATGATTCCACACCAGCAGCTGTTGAACCCGCTGCAGAGCCCCAGCCTGACCATCCTGCCCTGACACCA AACCCCAGCCTGCCCACCCGCAGCAGCAGCCGGGCCAGCCGTTTACTGAGGCCCCTCCGAGTGAGGAGGGTCAAGTCGGACAAGCTGCACCTGAAGGCCTTCCGCCTCCAAATCCACAGCCCCACACAGAATCCA ATGACCATTGAACCCATCACTCCTCCACCACAGTATGATAACAAGATGCCTGAGTTAGAGTAG